One genomic region from Nostoc sp. C052 encodes:
- a CDS encoding peroxiredoxin-like family protein: MNFTESIKNELIYSGIIDQTLKVGDIIPNFILPNAFSEAVELQKLLVSGPVVISFFRGSWCPFCNLELAGLQQALPAIKTLGASIIAISPQTTRHTISTVEKHELTYEVLSDRSNMIARQFGIVFQIPEYLRPILESKGHVLPRYNGDESFELPIPATFVVDRDGKIVYAFVDADYTKRLDPIEIVSILRNIPIVSKS; the protein is encoded by the coding sequence ATGAATTTTACAGAGTCTATCAAAAATGAGCTAATTTATTCAGGTATAATTGACCAAACTTTGAAGGTAGGAGATATTATTCCTAATTTCATTCTACCTAATGCTTTCAGCGAAGCAGTAGAATTACAAAAACTACTAGTTAGTGGGCCTGTAGTTATTTCCTTTTTTCGAGGTTCTTGGTGTCCTTTCTGTAACTTGGAACTAGCAGGACTCCAACAAGCATTACCTGCAATTAAAACATTAGGAGCATCAATAATTGCTATTTCACCTCAAACTACTCGTCATACCATATCAACTGTAGAAAAACATGAACTAACTTATGAAGTATTGAGCGATCGCAGCAATATGATTGCTCGTCAATTTGGAATTGTGTTTCAAATCCCGGAGTATCTAAGACCTATATTAGAGTCAAAGGGTCATGTGTTACCTAGATACAATGGAGATGAATCTTTTGAACTACCTATTCCAGCTACATTTGTAGTTGATCGAGACGGAAAAATCGTTTATGCTTTTGTTGATGCAGATTATACTAAACGGTTAGACCCAATTGAAATAGTGAGTATTCTAAGAAATATTCCTATAGTTAGCAAAAGCTAG
- the msrA gene encoding peptide-methionine (S)-S-oxide reductase MsrA, whose amino-acid sequence MSIYNFTLSRQLLRNLSIISLTFVLLYGASRLMLSAPATDISTVAPQGKQVAVFAGGCYWEMSAVFEHLLGVSDVVSGFSGGDAITADYTLVSAGLTNHAESVKITYDPSKISYNQLLKVYFLVAHDPTELNRQGPDSGKQYRSAIFFANDEQKQAAQEYIAQLNKSRIFDKPIVTKLDPLKGFYQAAASHQNYIVHHPSDRYVVVNDLPKLAKLQAKFPNMYSK is encoded by the coding sequence ATGTCAATTTATAACTTTACTCTCTCCCGTCAGTTATTACGCAACTTGTCCATCATTTCGCTGACTTTTGTACTCCTATACGGTGCATCTCGTCTGATGCTTTCTGCTCCCGCCACTGATATTTCGACTGTTGCACCGCAGGGAAAGCAAGTAGCGGTTTTCGCTGGTGGCTGCTACTGGGAAATGTCAGCAGTTTTTGAGCATCTATTAGGTGTTTCTGATGTCGTTTCTGGCTTTTCTGGGGGTGATGCAATAACCGCAGACTACACACTTGTCAGTGCTGGATTAACTAATCATGCTGAATCCGTAAAAATCACTTATGATCCATCAAAAATATCATATAATCAGCTTCTAAAAGTCTACTTTTTGGTAGCCCATGACCCGACAGAGTTAAATCGACAAGGCCCAGACTCAGGTAAGCAATATCGTTCGGCGATCTTTTTTGCTAACGATGAGCAGAAACAGGCTGCACAAGAATATATCGCTCAACTCAACAAATCGCGAATCTTCGATAAGCCAATTGTGACGAAATTAGATCCTTTGAAAGGTTTTTATCAGGCGGCAGCATCCCATCAGAATTATATCGTGCATCATCCGAGCGATCGCTATGTGGTAGTGAATGACTTGCCGAAACTGGCTAAACTTCAAGCAAAGTTCCCTAATATGTATAGCAAGTAA
- the msrA gene encoding peptide-methionine (S)-S-oxide reductase MsrA: protein MQNANLQKATFGAGCFWGVEAAFRQVKGVTSTAVGYSGGHFDNPTYEDVCRGKTGHAEVVEVEYNPAIVSYNELLNVFWNKHNPTVSNHQELDVGSQYRSVIFFHTPEQELLARASKEQLENSSRYHKNPIVTEIVAASQFYRAEEYHQQYQKKHGRASYRIG, encoded by the coding sequence ATGCAAAACGCTAATCTACAAAAAGCGACATTTGGAGCAGGCTGTTTCTGGGGAGTTGAAGCAGCATTTCGTCAAGTAAAAGGAGTAACTTCTACAGCAGTTGGTTACAGTGGCGGACACTTTGATAATCCAACCTACGAAGATGTCTGTAGAGGAAAAACTGGACACGCTGAGGTAGTGGAAGTGGAATACAATCCAGCAATAGTATCTTATAATGAACTGCTAAATGTGTTTTGGAATAAGCACAATCCCACAGTATCAAACCATCAGGAGCTAGATGTTGGTTCTCAATATCGGTCAGTGATATTTTTCCACACTCCAGAGCAGGAATTATTAGCAAGAGCCTCCAAAGAGCAGCTTGAAAATAGTTCTCGTTATCACAAAAATCCAATTGTGACGGAGATTGTAGCTGCATCACAATTCTATAGAGCAGAAGAGTATCATCAGCAATATCAAAAGAAGCATGGACGAGCGTCTTACAGGATAGGTTAA